One Agrococcus jenensis genomic region harbors:
- a CDS encoding NINE protein, whose protein sequence is MPHGPGWYDDPAGRRRWWDGQRWGAYAPWDAPAATPTRVAQASARLDPRLLHDPTVAVPRHTVVHHVVHAPAKELAVAYLLLLLLGTVGAHRFYLGRTGTAIAMLALTIVGAMTAIVLVGFLPLTAVAVWWFVDLFLTPGMVREENARAIRSPGAVGYERGWPAA, encoded by the coding sequence ATGCCCCACGGACCCGGCTGGTACGACGACCCCGCGGGGCGGCGCCGCTGGTGGGACGGTCAGCGCTGGGGCGCGTACGCGCCGTGGGACGCTCCGGCAGCGACGCCGACACGGGTCGCGCAGGCGTCCGCCCGGCTCGACCCGCGCCTCCTCCACGACCCCACGGTCGCTGTGCCGAGGCACACGGTCGTGCATCACGTCGTCCACGCCCCGGCGAAGGAGCTCGCCGTGGCCTACCTGCTGCTCCTGCTGCTCGGCACCGTCGGCGCCCACCGCTTCTACCTCGGCCGCACCGGCACCGCCATCGCGATGCTCGCGCTGACGATCGTCGGCGCGATGACCGCGATCGTGCTCGTGGGCTTCCTGCCGCTCACCGCGGTCGCCGTCTGGTGGTTCGTCGACCTGTTCCTGACGCCCGGCATGGTGCGGGAGGAGAACGCGCGCGCGATCCGGTCGCCGGGCGCCGTCGGGTACGAGCGAGGCTGGCCCGCCGCCTGA
- a CDS encoding chorismate mutase — translation MSSPDDQLQRLRRSIDNVDAVLIHTLAERFKLTQAVGELKARHGMPPSDPGRERTQIARLRRLAEDADLDPEFAEKFITFVIAEVIHHHERIAGGE, via the coding sequence GACGACCAGCTGCAGCGCCTGCGGCGCTCGATCGACAACGTCGACGCCGTCCTCATCCACACGCTGGCGGAGCGGTTCAAGCTCACGCAGGCGGTCGGCGAGCTGAAGGCGCGGCACGGCATGCCGCCGTCGGACCCCGGCCGGGAGCGCACGCAGATCGCCCGGCTGCGGCGCCTCGCGGAGGACGCCGACCTCGATCCCGAGTTCGCCGAGAAGTTCATCACCTTCGTGATCGCGGAGGTCATCCACCACCACGAGCGGATCGCCGGCGGCGAGTAG